In Streptococcus parauberis NCFD 2020, the sequence ATCCCTTCAATGATTAAAGAAGGTATTGAATTGGATAAAGCTACATATCCTGATAATAAAATCCCGAATATCGCAACAGTTGATTTCATCAATAGTAACGGTAAAGAAGGAAGCAAAGAAACTAAACCAGTTACTGTAACACCTCCAACACCAGAAACACCGGAAGTTCCAGAAGAACCAACACCGGAAACACCAGTGAAATCTGTTGGACATGATGATACAGACCAAAGTAAAGAACTTAAGTTGAAATTAGCAGATGAGAAATTCCGCTTCGATGTTAAAGCTGTTGTACCGACTGATAAAGATGAGAAGAATCGTATCGATTTGACACACTTTAACATGAGTGATACTCTTGATCCTAATTTAATGGTTGCACGAGTTGCTGTTGAAATCACAACTACTAAGACAACTATTCCTGAAGCTAACTTTAACTATATTGACGAAGATCTTGAAAAAGCTACGCAAGAACTTAAAGATGCACAAGCCAAATTAGACGAAATTAGTAAAGCAGCAACAAGCACTGATACTCAAAAATCTGTTGAGGATGCACAAGCAAAAGTAACAGACCTTGAGGATAAATTAGCTGAGGCTGAAGCTAAGTTAGCAGAACTTAAAACTACAGAACCTGTTCCTACAGATGGAACAACTCCGGATTCTTCGGTTGATAATACTGCTGCAATTACTGCTCAAGAAGCAATTATTGCAGATCTTAAAGGTCAACTAGCAACAGCTAAAACTGATTTATCAGCAGCTCAAAAGGTACTTTCAGAAGCTAAAACACCTGCTGAAATTAAAGTGGAACTTGACAATCAACAAAAACTTGTTGATAAAGCACAAGAGGCATTCGATAAAGCAGATGCAAAAGCTAAGGAAGTAGCAGAAAAAGCTGACTTGTTAGCTAAACTGATTAATCAAGGTGAGCTCACAGAAGCTGAGATGACAGAACTTGGAATCTCAACTGCTAAGAGCAAAGGACAATTAGTTAATGTTGAAATAACTGATAAGGCTACTTTAGAAGCACTTAAAGGTTACACTGTTAAAACAATCATTTACTCTTCAATCAAACCAGGTACGGACTTAACGCCATATTTGAAAGATGGATTTGAAAATATTGCAACAGTAAGCTTTAACCATGGTCCAAGCTCAACATGGACAAAAGATACAAACCCAGTTCATGTATTCCCACCAACACCAGAAACTCCTGATAAACCAGTAACTCCTCCTCCTGGTAAAACACCACCAAGAAGAACTCCGCCGGCACGACCAAGTCGTCCAATCTTACCAAGAACAGGCGATGCTTCAGCAACCCTTGCCATGGTAATCGGAACTGTTATTGCAGGATTAGGTTTAGTAGGATTGAAAAAAAGAGGAAACTAAGTAATAATAGCATGTGAAATACAGGCTAACACTAAGAGAATCTGAGAAAGAGAGTCGAATTATTCGACTCTCTTTTTTTACCCTTCATTACGGATACTTGTATAGAGACTACAGTAGATACTTCATGCTATACTATCTAAATTTATAAAGAAAAAACAGCTAGATAAGTAGTTTCTTGCTGTTTGATATCATGGATGAGTGAAGGTAATGGTATTGCTTTCTAATGACGCAGTGTAATTAAAATCAGAATAATTCGTCCAGAAACGGCTAAAAAGATTATGGTAGATTTCCTTGTTATTGTCTATCGACTTTACAAGAATATTGTATTCTTCACTATTTACAGTTTGGACAGCAACAGTTGTGTTGCCCTGTGCTAATTGTTTTTCGAGAATATTTTCGAGGCCAGCTTGGTCAAATTTATCCAAATAATAACCATGTAATTTTGAATAAAGTAAAGAACTATCTGAGCATTTTGGAAAGTCCAAACTTTTTTATAAGTCTCTTTGTCCATACCTATAATGTCACGATTGGCTTTATGGCTTAGTTCAAGGATGCTATAATGTAGTTATAGAAGTGCTGAACATTTTGATAGTCGTCGCCTTTTGGACTAGCCGAAAGAATTTGATCTCCAATCGTTTGTAAATGTTCATAGGTAGCTTTGGCATCTTTAGGGACCTTGAAACTCACATATACATCTGAATCAGAATAATCAACTTGATAACTTGTAGAAGCTAGCCAATATAAATCGGGATTGTCCATGATAAAAGCATCAATTGTTTTCATTAAATTTTTTCAGAGTCTGGGGCAAGGTGAATGGTATCTTTAAAGATTTCAGAATCCTTACGTAAGAGGAGATAGTTCTCTTTTTGATAGGGGCCTAATTGCGAGTAATAGTAATGATGTTCTACATTTTTTAAGATTTTGCTTCGTGTTTTGCCTTGCAATGCTAAATCATTTTCTCTGCTTGATTGCCCTGCTGCTGTATTTGTACATGCCGTCAAAGCAAAGCTGATGATACACAAAGAGATGAGTTTTAAGTATCGTTTTGTCATAATGAGCACCTGATTTTATAAATGATAGAAAAATTATAGCATAAAAAAGATTTATTATATCATTTACATGAAAATGAAAATTCCTTTCCTTTTTGTGAAAGATTGTTCAAAATGATTGAAAAAAAGCTTGCAAAGAGTTAATATAGTAGGTGAACGGAAAAAATAAAAGGGGTAAATTATGTCACACATTAAATTTGATTATTCGAAAGTATTAGGTCAATTTGTTGCACCACATGAGTTGGACTATATGCAAATGCATGTTTCTGCTGCAGATGCTGCTTTGCGTCAAGCAACTGGTCCAGGTGCTGAAATGACTGGTTGGTTAAACTTACCAGAAGACTACGACAAAGCAGAATTTGCTCGTATTCAAAAAGCAGCTGAAAAAATTCAATCAGATAGCCAAGTCCTAGTTGTTATTGGGATTGGTGGATCTTATTTAGGAGCGCGTGCTGCTATTGATTTCTTAAATAATTCATTTGTTAATTTGCAAACAGCTGAAGAACGTAAAGCACCACAAATTCTTTACGCTGGAAACTCAATTTCTTCAAACTACCTTGCTGATTTAGTAGAGTATGTTAAAGATAAAGATTTCTCAGTTAATGTTATTTCTAAATCAGGAACAACTACAGAGCCAGCTATCGCTTTCCGCGTTTTCAAAGAATTATTAATTGAAAAATATGGACAAGAAGAAGCAAATGGTCGTATCTACGCAACAACTGACAAAGCTAAAGGTGCCGTTAAAGTTGAAGCGGTTGCTAATAACTGGGAAACATTCGTTGTTCCAGATAGCGTAGGTGGACGTTTCACAGTATTGACACCTGTTGGCTTATTACCAATTGCTGCATCAGGTGCTGATATCACTAAATTGATGGAAGGTGCTAACGCAGCTCGCAATGCTTACTCTTCAGAAAAAATTGCTGAAAATGAAGCTTACCAATATGCTGTATTACGAAACATTCTTTACCGTAAAGGCTATGTAACAGAAGTATTAGCTAACTACGAACCATCACTTCAATATTTTGGTGAATGGTGGAAACAATTAGCCGGAGAATCTGAAGGTAAAGACCAAAAAGGAATCTACCCAACATCAGCTAACTTCTCAACAGATTTACACTCTCTTGGTCAATTCATCCAAGAAGGTTACCGTAACTTATTTGAAACTGTTATTCGTGTAGAAAGCCCACGCAAAAACATTACAATCCCAACTGAAGAAGCTGACCTTGATGGACTTGGCTACTTACAAGGAAAAGATGTAGATTTTGTTAACAAAAAAGCAACAGATGGCGTATTATTAGCCCACACTGATGGTGGTGTTCCAAATGCCTTCTTAACCCTTCCAGGACAAGATGAATACACTCTTGGCTACACAATTTACTTCTTCGAAATTGCAATTGCCATGTCAGGTTACCTAAATGGCGTTAACCCATTTGACCAACCAGGAGTAGAAGCATACAAGAAAAATATGTTTGCATTACTTGGTAAACCAGGTTTTGAAGAATTAAGCGCGGAATTAAACGCTCGTTTATAATTTAAACAACATATAAAAAAAACAGATTTTCTATTTGATAGTCTGTTTTTTGTGTTCTCTTTTAAATCAAAAGGTGATTAGTATAGTTTTATAATGTCAATTCAAAAAAAGACTGACTTAATTAAAAAGTGAAAACGTTTTAAACTAGACTTATCAAATAAAGATTTAAGGAGAAACAAATGACTGATTGGTTAAATATTTCAGGTAAGACAGTTTTAGTTACCGGAGCATCGTCTGGAATTGGTAAGGCAATTGTGGATGAACTATTAGAACTAAACGTTAATGTCGTCAATTTTGATATTGCGGATAATAATTTAGAACATCCCAACTATTTATTTGTAAAAGTAGATGTTACTTCTAGAAAAGAAGTAGAAGCTGGGGTTGATAAAATTATCGAAACTTTTGGAACAATTGATGCAGTTGTTAATAATGCTGGTATTAATGTTCCTCGCCTTCTAGTTGATCCAAATGATCCACATGGACAATATGAATTAGATGACAAGACATTTGAAAAAATTACGATGATTAATCAAATGGGATTGTTCTTAGTCAGTCAAGCGGTTGGACGAGTATTAGTAAAAAATGGTTCTGGTGTTATTGTTAATATGGCCTCAGAAGCAGGTCTGGAAGGCTCTGAAGGTCAAAGTGCCTATGCGGCAACGAAAGCAGCAGTCTATAGTTACACGCGTTCTTGGGCAAAAGAACTAGGGAAACATGGTGTTCGTGTAGTTGGTGTTGCTCCAGGAATAATGGAAGCAACAGGTCTGAGAACATTAGCTTATGAAGAATCATTAGGATATACTAGAGGGAAAACAGTTGAAGAAATAAGAGCAGGATATGCTTCAACTAGCACTACACCTCTTGGTAGAAGTGGAAAATTAAAAGAAGTTGCAGATTTGGTAGCTTATTATATATCTGATCGTTCAAGTTATATTACCGGAATTACAACTAATGTAGCAGGTGGTAAAACGAGAGGATAAATAAACAAAGAAAGAAGAGAGTTGTGACATTAGTTAATCGTTGGTATAAAATTATAGACATTTTGGTGGCGCAACATAAAGTCGAAATTGATACATTAATTCAGGAACTAGATATCAGTCAACAAACATTATTAAAAAGTGTAGCTCAATTAAATGACATTCTAGATAACGATGTTGAAATCGTTCAAAAGAAAAATTTACTTGAACTTAGAGTTTATGATTATTCTAGACTTGAAAGTATTTTAGGGGGCAGTTTACGAAAAACAAGTGATTTTAATTCTTCGACAAAACGGATAGCTTATATCATAAAACGTCTAGTAGATAGTATAAAACCATTAATTATTGATGATTTAGCTGAAGAGATATCTGTTAGTAGAGGGACAATCAATAAGGACTTAAAAATAGTAAAACAGATAGCAAAAGATTTTTCACTTGAAATTTTGAGTAAACCTAATAGGGGAATTGAAATTTCTGGAGAAGAATTAAACTTAAGATTAATCTATATTCATAAAGTGTATAGTCATTTTGAAATTGAAAATATTAATCATGAAACATTGTCATTTTTATTGAACTTATTTAAAACATTTAAAATCCCCAAAAAGATTCAAGAATTGTTAACAAAATCAATTTCAGTAGCTATCCTTAGGATAAAAAATAATCATCATTTTGATAAACCAATTTCACTTTATAGTAATGAGGTTAAATCTAACGAATTGATGGAAGAGTTATTATTTTACCTAGAAATGAATTATCAGATTTCGTTAAGTCAATTTGAAAAAAATTTCATTAATTTCCCCTTGAATGTTCAGTATATTGAGGGGCTAAGTTATAGTGATTACTATGATGATAAGCTGTTCTCAATTTATCATAAAGCAGTGGAAAGAGTAAAAAGTAAACTATACATTAATTTTGATGAAAAGATACTATTTTCTGATATTCAATCACATTTAAAGTACTTAATCAATAGACTGATTTTCCATTTTCAAATCAATGATATCTTTCATGGTGAAATCAGATATAAATACCCTTTAGCTTTTGAAATGGCTAATGTAGCATCAGAAGTGTTGGAAGAAGAATTTGGTTATCTTTTACAACTCTCTGAAAGAAGCTACTTAGCATTATATTTTGAAATGGTTTTAAGGGAAAAGAATGAAATTATTAAAACCACCACAAAGAAAATAGCAGTTGTTTGTACAACAGGTAGAGGGACTGCGAATATGATTTGTAGAAGACTAACTCAAGTATTGGGAAGGGACATAGCTATTTCTCAGTTCTCTGAAGAGGACTTTAATCCTGAATTAGATGATAACTATTTTGCCATTTTTACAACCATTCCATTAAAATTTGCAAACTTAAAATCTCCAGTAGTGCAAATTACAAACTTATTTGACGATCAATGGTTGCAGAATGAATGGCAACGTGTCAACCATTTTCATCAGAAAAATTTGGAAACGACCACCTTTAAATTTTTAAGGTTAAAGCCTAGAGAAACTTATCAAGATTATTTGAAAGAAATGGCTAAACATTTACAAGAGACTCAGTTAGTTGATTTTGAATTTGAAGATAGAATTCTAAAAAGAGAAGAAAAACAGACAACTCAATTTGGTAATCTTGTTGCATTTCCGCATACTATTAACCACATAGACGGTAATATTATTCTAATGTTAGGTTTATTAGAGGAACCTTTCAAGGGAACTAACAACTTAGTAGAATTTATTTTCATGCTTGCTATTCCAAAAACAATTGAAGGCATAAAAGAAGCGGAATTACTTGAACTTTATGATGATATTTTTAGGATTGCAGGTAGTGATAGTTTAAAAAATGAACTAAGAAAAATTGATAATGAAGAAAGCTTTATTAGTTTTACAAAAGATAGAGAGGTATTCTAATGAATAATATGATAATACTTGGTTTAGTAATGGTAATTGCATATATTCTTCAAATAATTTTTGGATTAAAACAATTAAAAAACTTCAATGAAACTTATTCTGAGTTAAGAAAAGCTGGAAAAGTTGCTATTGGAAAACGCTCTGGAAAAATAAAGGCTGGAACTATTGTTATGTTTGCAGTTGATAATAGTGGAAAAGTTTTAAAAGCTAAAAGAATGCAAGGTGTTACAATAATTGCTATGTTTAAAGATATGCCAAACTATATTGGGCAAGATATCCATTATCTGGATCATCATAATCCATTGGTTAGACAAGAAAACAAACTGTTACAAGCAGCAATTAAAGACGCACAGGAGTTGTTCTTAAGAACGGAAGCAGGGTCATATGAAGACGTGTCTAAATACGGATCAGCATTTGATATGAACTTGCACGTTAAAGGTTTAATTTCAAGACTAAAATTACAATTAATAAATAAAAGGAGTTAAGGATGGACTATATTACTAAATTTGCTGAAGGTTTTATGAAACTTTTTCAACTAGGTGGAGAAACCTTTGTCAGCTGGATGACAGGAATTGTACCTGTAGTATTGATGTTATTAGTAGCTATGAACGCGCTTATAGGATTACTGGGAGAAGAAAAAGTAAATAAACTTGCTGAGGTATCTGCACGAAATCCAATTAGTCGCTATATGATCTTACCATTTATATCAGCATTTATGCTAGGGAATCCGATGGCTATTAGTATGGGACGATTTATGCCAGAGTACTACAAACCAAGTTATGTTGCCTCTCAAATGCAATTTTGTCACACATCAAATGGTGTTTTCCCTCATATCAATCCAGGAGAATTATTTGTTTGGATGGGAATTGCTTCAGGAATAAAGACATTAGGTTTGAGTCAGATGGAACTTGCTATTAGATACTTATTAGTAGGTTTGATCATGAACTTTGTCAGTGGTTGGGTGACCGATTTTACGACAGCTTATGTTTCTAAGCAACAAGGTGTTACCCTAAGTAAAACAATTGAATTAGATAAGTGAGGATTTTAAAATGACATATTCAAGTATTCGAGTTGAAAAAGGAAGTGGCGGATATGGTGGACCACTAATCATAACACCAACTGAACAAAAACATAAATTTATCTATATTACTGGTGGAGGCGAAAAACCGGAAATTGTTGATAAAATTTCTGAATTAACTGGCATGGAAGCTGTTAATGGTTTTAAAACATCGATTCCAGATGAAGAAGTAGCTTTAGCTATTGTAGATTGTGGTGGAACACTACGTTGTGGCATTTATCCCAAAAAAGGAATTCCAACGATCAACATAGTCGCTACAGGAAAAAGTGGCCCATTAGCACAATACATTAATGAAGATATTTATGTTTCTTCTGTAGGTATGAATCAAATTACTTCTACGCAAGAAAGTAAAGTTGAAAATATTAGTACTATCGAAGAAAAGAAAAAACCAACTTTTGATACTAGTAAAAAAATCACTGAGCAACGAGCTGAAAGCAGTTTTGTAGCTAGGATTGGAATGGGCGCTGGTAAAGTTGTTGCAACATTTAATCAGGCCGCTCGAGAAGCTATTCAAACACTCATCAATACAATTCTTCCATTTATGGCTTTTGTATCATTATTAATTGGTTTTATACAAGGTTCTGGGGTAGGTAACTGGTTAGCTAAATTAATGATTCCACTTGCTGGAAATATATGGGGATTAATTTTAATTGGTTTTATCTGTTCATTGCCATTCTTATCACCATTATTAGGGCCTGGGGCAGTAATATCACAAATTATTGGAACACTAATTGGTGTTGAGATTGGGAAAGGTAATATTCCACCACAGATGGCGTTACCTGCACTATTTGCCATTAACACACAAAATGGATGTGATTTTATTCCAGTTGCCTTAGGTTTATCTGAAGCAGATGCTGAGACAGTTGAAGTAGGT encodes:
- the srlA gene encoding PTS glucitol/sorbitol transporter subunit IIC, encoding MDYITKFAEGFMKLFQLGGETFVSWMTGIVPVVLMLLVAMNALIGLLGEEKVNKLAEVSARNPISRYMILPFISAFMLGNPMAISMGRFMPEYYKPSYVASQMQFCHTSNGVFPHINPGELFVWMGIASGIKTLGLSQMELAIRYLLVGLIMNFVSGWVTDFTTAYVSKQQGVTLSKTIELDK
- a CDS encoding BglG family transcription antiterminator; translation: MTLVNRWYKIIDILVAQHKVEIDTLIQELDISQQTLLKSVAQLNDILDNDVEIVQKKNLLELRVYDYSRLESILGGSLRKTSDFNSSTKRIAYIIKRLVDSIKPLIIDDLAEEISVSRGTINKDLKIVKQIAKDFSLEILSKPNRGIEISGEELNLRLIYIHKVYSHFEIENINHETLSFLLNLFKTFKIPKKIQELLTKSISVAILRIKNNHHFDKPISLYSNEVKSNELMEELLFYLEMNYQISLSQFEKNFINFPLNVQYIEGLSYSDYYDDKLFSIYHKAVERVKSKLYINFDEKILFSDIQSHLKYLINRLIFHFQINDIFHGEIRYKYPLAFEMANVASEVLEEEFGYLLQLSERSYLALYFEMVLREKNEIIKTTTKKIAVVCTTGRGTANMICRRLTQVLGRDIAISQFSEEDFNPELDDNYFAIFTTIPLKFANLKSPVVQITNLFDDQWLQNEWQRVNHFHQKNLETTTFKFLRLKPRETYQDYLKEMAKHLQETQLVDFEFEDRILKREEKQTTQFGNLVAFPHTINHIDGNIILMLGLLEEPFKGTNNLVEFIFMLAIPKTIEGIKEAELLELYDDIFRIAGSDSLKNELRKIDNEESFISFTKDREVF
- the srlE gene encoding PTS glucitol/sorbitol transporter subunit IIB, encoding MTYSSIRVEKGSGGYGGPLIITPTEQKHKFIYITGGGEKPEIVDKISELTGMEAVNGFKTSIPDEEVALAIVDCGGTLRCGIYPKKGIPTINIVATGKSGPLAQYINEDIYVSSVGMNQITSTQESKVENISTIEEKKKPTFDTSKKITEQRAESSFVARIGMGAGKVVATFNQAAREAIQTLINTILPFMAFVSLLIGFIQGSGVGNWLAKLMIPLAGNIWGLILIGFICSLPFLSPLLGPGAVISQIIGTLIGVEIGKGNIPPQMALPALFAINTQNGCDFIPVALGLSEADAETVEVGVPSVLYSRFLNGVPRVVVAWIASIGLYQ
- a CDS encoding transcriptional regulator GutM; its protein translation is MNNMIILGLVMVIAYILQIIFGLKQLKNFNETYSELRKAGKVAIGKRSGKIKAGTIVMFAVDNSGKVLKAKRMQGVTIIAMFKDMPNYIGQDIHYLDHHNPLVRQENKLLQAAIKDAQELFLRTEAGSYEDVSKYGSAFDMNLHVKGLISRLKLQLINKRS
- a CDS encoding glucose-6-phosphate isomerase, encoding MSHIKFDYSKVLGQFVAPHELDYMQMHVSAADAALRQATGPGAEMTGWLNLPEDYDKAEFARIQKAAEKIQSDSQVLVVIGIGGSYLGARAAIDFLNNSFVNLQTAEERKAPQILYAGNSISSNYLADLVEYVKDKDFSVNVISKSGTTTEPAIAFRVFKELLIEKYGQEEANGRIYATTDKAKGAVKVEAVANNWETFVVPDSVGGRFTVLTPVGLLPIAASGADITKLMEGANAARNAYSSEKIAENEAYQYAVLRNILYRKGYVTEVLANYEPSLQYFGEWWKQLAGESEGKDQKGIYPTSANFSTDLHSLGQFIQEGYRNLFETVIRVESPRKNITIPTEEADLDGLGYLQGKDVDFVNKKATDGVLLAHTDGGVPNAFLTLPGQDEYTLGYTIYFFEIAIAMSGYLNGVNPFDQPGVEAYKKNMFALLGKPGFEELSAELNARL
- a CDS encoding SDR family oxidoreductase; its protein translation is MTDWLNISGKTVLVTGASSGIGKAIVDELLELNVNVVNFDIADNNLEHPNYLFVKVDVTSRKEVEAGVDKIIETFGTIDAVVNNAGINVPRLLVDPNDPHGQYELDDKTFEKITMINQMGLFLVSQAVGRVLVKNGSGVIVNMASEAGLEGSEGQSAYAATKAAVYSYTRSWAKELGKHGVRVVGVAPGIMEATGLRTLAYEESLGYTRGKTVEEIRAGYASTSTTPLGRSGKLKEVADLVAYYISDRSSYITGITTNVAGGKTRG